The following proteins are co-located in the uncultured Draconibacterium sp. genome:
- a CDS encoding GIY-YIG nuclease family protein translates to MPFYTYILESEETGKLYIGQTGDVAKRLVRHNSGQSRYTKGKGPWELLYSVAFETRTEAILMERKLKGFKNPAKVKMWIDKHSQKE, encoded by the coding sequence ATGCCATTTTATACTTATATATTAGAATCGGAGGAAACCGGGAAATTGTATATTGGTCAGACAGGAGATGTTGCCAAAAGATTGGTTCGACATAATTCCGGACAAAGTAGATATACCAAAGGTAAAGGTCCCTGGGAATTGCTCTATTCAGTAGCATTCGAAACACGTACTGAGGCAATTTTAATGGAAAGAAAGTTAAAGGGTTTTAAAAATCCGGCAAAGGTTAAAATGTGGATTGATAAACATTCACAAAAGGAATAG
- a CDS encoding GIY-YIG nuclease family protein translates to MPFYTYILESEETGKLYIGQTGDVAKRLVRHNSGQSRYTKGKGPWELLYSVAFETRTEAILMERKLKGFKNPAKVKMWIDKHSQKE, encoded by the coding sequence ATGCCATTTTATACTTATATATTAGAATCGGAGGAAACCGGGAAATTGTATATTGGTCAGACAGGAGATGTTGCCAAAAGATTAGTTCGGCACAATTCCGGACAAAGTAGATATACCAAAGGTAAAGGTCCCTGGGAATTGCTCTATTCAGTAGCATTCGAAACACGTACTGAGGCAATTTTAATGGAAAGAAAGTTAAAGGGTTTTAAAAATCCGGCAAAGGTTAAAATGTGGATTGATAAACATTCGCAAAAGGAATAG
- a CDS encoding GIY-YIG nuclease family protein translates to MPFYTYILESEETGKLYIGQTGDVAKRLVRHNSGQSRYTKGKGPWELLYSVAFETRTEAILMERKLKGFKNPAKVKMWIDKHSQKE, encoded by the coding sequence ATGCCATTTTACACTTACATATTAGAATCGGAGGAAACCGGGAAATTGTATATTGGTCAGACAGGAGATGTTGCCAAAAGATTAGTTCGGCACAATTCCGGACAAAGTAGATATACCAAAGGTAAAGGTCCCTGGGAATTGCTCTATTCAGTAGCATTCGAAACACGTACTGAGGCAATTTTAATGGAAAGAAAGTTAAAGGGTTTTAAAAATCCGGCAAAGGTTAAAATGTGGATTGATAAACATTCGCAAAAGGAATAG
- a CDS encoding GIY-YIG nuclease family protein translates to MPFYTYILESEETGKLYIGQTGDVAKRLVRHNSGQSRYTKGKGPWELLYSVAFETRTEAILMERKLKGFKNPAKVKMWIDKHSQKE, encoded by the coding sequence ATGCCATTTTACACTTACATATTAGAATCGGAGGAAACCGGGAAATTGTATATTGGTCAGACAGGAGATGTTGCCAAAAGATTAGTTCGGCACAATTCCGGACAAAGTAGATATACCAAAGGTAAAGGTCCCTGGGAATTGCTCTATTCAGTAGCATTCGAAACACGTACTGAGGCAATTTTAATGGAAAGAAAGTTAAAGGGTTTTAAAAATCCGGCAAAGGTTAAAATGTGGATTGATAAACATTCACAAAAGGAATAG
- a CDS encoding sigma-70 family RNA polymerase sigma factor, protein MVQKEHIHNKIIEACKNGNDKARFELYQLYSKAMFNVCYRMMNNREEAEDMLQEAFTQAFMKLDSFRYESNFGSWLKRIVVNTCINAINKRKVELTYCEEIYHYDKEEENHEYETEFTVANVNKAMEQLPEGGRMVFSLYLLEGYDHVEISQILGITESTSKSQFLRAKRRVVELLKEQKNGRYEN, encoded by the coding sequence TTGGTACAAAAAGAGCACATACATAATAAAATTATTGAGGCCTGTAAAAATGGGAACGACAAGGCCCGGTTTGAGCTGTACCAGCTATACTCAAAAGCGATGTTTAACGTATGTTATCGAATGATGAATAACCGCGAAGAAGCAGAAGATATGTTGCAGGAAGCATTTACCCAGGCTTTTATGAAACTGGACTCGTTCCGCTACGAATCGAATTTTGGATCGTGGTTAAAACGAATTGTGGTAAATACATGCATCAACGCAATTAATAAAAGAAAAGTTGAATTGACTTATTGTGAAGAAATATACCATTACGACAAGGAAGAAGAAAACCATGAATATGAAACTGAATTTACCGTGGCAAATGTGAACAAAGCCATGGAGCAATTGCCCGAAGGAGGAAGAATGGTTTTCTCGCTGTACCTGCTGGAAGGATACGACCACGTGGAAATTTCTCAAATTTTAGGAATTACCGAGTCGACCTCGAAAAGCCAGTTTCTGCGCGCCAAACGACGCGTTGTTGAATTATTAAAAGAACAAAAAAATGGACGTTATGAAAACTGA
- a CDS encoding head GIN domain-containing protein, translating into MKTFKLLILASFALLTGVTSCVKDSVMGNGNLASEERISASFNKVHSAGEFDVYITQGDNYEVVISAEENVIPFIETSFRNGVLTVETETLTSIRNTLPMEIFITTPNLEGIKLSGSGLISTDFFDCDKMDILLSGSGRINTTVSTNKVEALVSGSGVIDLSGTTTDADFGISGSGKIKASDLAVVHCSTATSGSGDMWVSVDNTLKAHISGSGNVFYYGSPDVETHISGSGNVIDYN; encoded by the coding sequence ATGAAAACATTTAAACTTTTAATTTTAGCATCGTTTGCACTGTTAACAGGTGTAACAAGTTGCGTAAAAGATTCCGTTATGGGAAACGGAAATCTTGCATCAGAAGAGCGTATTTCAGCTAGTTTTAACAAGGTGCATTCAGCCGGAGAATTTGACGTTTACATTACCCAGGGCGACAACTACGAGGTAGTTATCAGCGCCGAAGAAAATGTGATCCCGTTTATTGAAACCAGTTTCAGAAATGGTGTTTTAACTGTCGAAACAGAAACTCTAACATCCATCAGGAATACTTTACCCATGGAGATTTTTATTACTACTCCAAACCTGGAAGGCATAAAACTAAGTGGCTCGGGACTTATTTCCACCGACTTTTTCGATTGCGACAAAATGGATATTTTATTGTCGGGATCGGGAAGAATTAACACGACTGTTTCAACCAACAAGGTAGAAGCGCTTGTTTCCGGATCGGGAGTAATTGACCTTTCGGGAACCACCACAGATGCTGATTTTGGGATAAGCGGATCGGGTAAAATTAAAGCCTCCGATTTGGCAGTTGTTCACTGCAGCACCGCTACATCTGGATCGGGCGACATGTGGGTGTCGGTTGACAATACTTTAAAAGCGCATATTTCAGGAAGCGGAAATGTGTTTTACTACGGAAGTCCAGATGTTGAAACCCATATCTCGGGATCGGGCAACGTTATCGATTACAACTAG
- a CDS encoding sugar phosphate isomerase/epimerase: MAIALLMAVGFSSFKSDKKKDIFIGLQLWSVKDDMQKDVPGTLAAVGEMGYKFVETAGYGDGKIYGLDPVEFKKLCKKSGLQFLGAHTGQAVPSKEKWDETMKWWDTCIAAHKAAGVKWIVQPFMDNVGYESLEGITRYCEYFNAVGEKCNAAGIRFGYHNHDKEFTTVFEGKPVYDWMLELTDPEKVMFQLDLYWIDHGGKNALDYFAQYPGRFELYHIKDEKELGESGKMDFKPTFEKRAQSGAKYGIVEVEGYNFEPLESCKKSLEYLKAQDYVDFH; encoded by the coding sequence ATGGCAATTGCTCTGTTAATGGCAGTTGGTTTTTCGTCGTTTAAATCAGACAAAAAGAAGGACATTTTTATCGGTCTTCAGTTGTGGTCGGTTAAAGACGATATGCAAAAAGATGTACCCGGAACGCTGGCTGCTGTTGGCGAAATGGGCTATAAGTTTGTTGAAACTGCCGGTTATGGCGATGGCAAAATTTATGGATTAGATCCTGTTGAGTTTAAAAAGCTGTGTAAAAAAAGCGGCCTGCAGTTTTTAGGTGCACACACCGGACAAGCCGTTCCAAGCAAAGAAAAATGGGACGAAACCATGAAATGGTGGGACACTTGTATTGCTGCTCATAAAGCTGCAGGCGTTAAATGGATTGTTCAGCCGTTTATGGATAATGTTGGCTACGAGAGTTTGGAAGGCATAACCCGTTACTGCGAATATTTTAATGCGGTTGGTGAAAAATGTAATGCGGCCGGAATTCGTTTCGGATACCACAATCACGACAAGGAATTTACAACTGTTTTTGAAGGAAAACCTGTGTACGATTGGATGCTGGAATTAACTGATCCTGAAAAAGTAATGTTTCAGCTGGATTTGTACTGGATCGATCATGGTGGCAAAAACGCCCTTGATTACTTTGCGCAATATCCCGGAAGATTTGAACTTTACCACATTAAAGATGAGAAAGAATTGGGAGAAAGCGGAAAAATGGATTTCAAACCAACCTTCGAAAAACGTGCACAGTCGGGTGCGAAATACGGAATTGTAGAGGTTGAAGGTTACAATTTTGAGCCACTTGAAAGCTGCAAGAAAAGTTTGGAGTATTTGAAAGCTCAGGATTATGTTGATTTTCATTAA
- a CDS encoding DMT family transporter — protein MKNKDFMAIAGALGAAFFWSFSFVWFKIAFLAYKPITVVIFRLAISAVLITVIAWALKRLQKPTRKDFRLFILMALFEPFIYFLGESYGLQYVSSTVAAVIVATIPLLTPIAAWYFHKEKVNRMNLFGLLFSFVGVALVVLNGSFQFDASPLGVGLEFMAVFAAIAYAIVLKSLAERYNTLTIIAYQNIIGMVLFLPIWFVLDFTDFIHTPFHAEAFRAIILLAVFSSTLAFVFFTQSVRHMGVTKTNTFINLIPVFVAILAFFILKDELGVQKIAGIFIVVTGLFLSQLKKRNGKGKDVAVEVHRR, from the coding sequence ATGAAGAACAAGGACTTTATGGCAATTGCAGGTGCACTGGGAGCAGCCTTTTTTTGGAGCTTCTCTTTTGTGTGGTTTAAAATTGCATTTCTGGCCTACAAACCAATTACAGTGGTTATTTTCCGACTAGCCATTTCGGCCGTTTTAATAACTGTAATTGCCTGGGCTTTAAAACGGCTTCAAAAACCTACACGAAAAGATTTTCGTTTATTTATACTGATGGCTTTGTTCGAACCTTTTATCTATTTTTTAGGCGAAAGCTATGGATTACAATATGTTTCGTCCACTGTTGCAGCAGTTATTGTTGCTACAATTCCTTTACTCACACCCATTGCAGCCTGGTATTTTCACAAAGAAAAAGTGAATCGAATGAACCTGTTCGGGCTCTTGTTTTCGTTTGTTGGGGTAGCGTTGGTGGTGCTAAACGGCAGTTTTCAGTTCGATGCCTCTCCGCTGGGAGTCGGGCTCGAATTTATGGCCGTGTTTGCAGCAATTGCCTATGCCATTGTTTTAAAAAGCCTGGCCGAACGTTACAATACTTTAACCATAATTGCCTATCAAAACATCATTGGAATGGTGCTTTTTCTTCCCATTTGGTTTGTGCTTGATTTTACCGATTTTATACATACACCGTTTCATGCCGAGGCTTTTCGCGCCATTATTTTACTGGCCGTTTTTTCGTCAACGCTAGCCTTTGTTTTTTTTACTCAGAGTGTTCGGCACATGGGCGTTACAAAAACAAATACCTTTATTAATCTAATCCCGGTTTTTGTGGCCATTCTTGCCTTTTTTATTCTGAAAGATGAATTGGGAGTTCAAAAAATTGCCGGAATTTTTATTGTGGTTACCGGTTTGTTTCTTTCGCAACTAAAAAAGCGGAATGGCAAGGGAAAAGATGTTGCGGTTGAGGTACACCGGAGGTAG
- a CDS encoding YkgJ family cysteine cluster protein: MKITYKTPEELKLLTDKIRPETLVFLKKLKKKKPKKLDDVVHVLHYDAFTNFDCLDCANCCKTIGPRLFDKDIERLAKHLKLKTVDFMEQYIKTDEDGDYVFKEHPCPFLLPDNYCIVYESRPKACREYPHTDRKRFYQILDLSHKNCETCPVVLEVFEELKKENF, encoded by the coding sequence ATGAAGATTACATACAAAACACCTGAAGAGCTCAAACTCCTAACGGATAAAATAAGACCGGAAACCCTGGTGTTTCTGAAAAAACTAAAAAAGAAAAAGCCCAAAAAACTCGACGATGTTGTGCATGTCCTGCATTACGATGCCTTTACTAATTTCGACTGCCTCGATTGTGCCAATTGCTGCAAAACCATTGGCCCGCGCTTGTTTGACAAAGACATTGAGCGGCTTGCCAAACACCTTAAATTAAAAACCGTTGATTTTATGGAGCAATACATAAAAACCGACGAAGACGGCGACTATGTTTTTAAAGAGCACCCCTGCCCTTTTCTGCTGCCCGATAATTATTGCATTGTTTACGAAAGCAGGCCCAAAGCCTGTCGCGAATATCCACACACCGACCGAAAACGTTTTTACCAGATTCTCGACCTCTCGCACAAAAATTGCGAAACCTGCCCGGTTGTGCTCGAAGTATTTGAGGAACTAAAAAAAGAAAATTTCTGA
- the porQ gene encoding type IX secretion system protein PorQ, whose amino-acid sequence MKRKIYFVFVFSLMVLAGKAQIGGENTYQFLELTNSARMAALGGTQIAISDSGDLNLAYTNPSMLHSEMANRILVNYVNYLTDINYGYVSYARSYDGIGNFALGMHYINYGKFDEATETGELTGSTFNAAEYALNIIYSNSYKRLNYGANLKPILSSFESYQSIGIAADFGANISSKTGNTTVALVARNVGTQITTYYENGNRESIPFNLQVGISKRLVHAPVVLSATMQHLNHWDLASPDEEPDFSTETIYDRKESFLKQTMRHMVLGIEILPSENFILRAGYNYQRRQELLFEDKASLVGLSAGFGIKIKRFRLDYGISRFHLAGSSNLFSLSINLNDNF is encoded by the coding sequence ATGAAGCGAAAAATATACTTTGTTTTTGTTTTTAGTTTAATGGTTTTGGCCGGTAAAGCGCAAATTGGAGGAGAAAACACCTACCAGTTTCTGGAGCTTACCAACTCTGCACGAATGGCTGCTTTGGGTGGTACGCAAATTGCCATTTCCGATTCGGGCGATTTAAATCTTGCTTATACTAACCCCTCCATGCTACACTCCGAAATGGCCAACCGCATTTTGGTAAACTATGTAAATTACCTTACCGACATTAATTATGGCTACGTATCGTATGCCCGCTCGTACGATGGCATTGGCAACTTTGCCCTTGGAATGCACTACATAAATTACGGTAAATTCGACGAAGCCACCGAAACGGGTGAACTCACCGGAAGCACCTTTAATGCTGCGGAATATGCCTTAAATATAATTTATTCGAACAGCTACAAACGACTGAATTACGGAGCCAATCTTAAACCAATTCTTTCTTCTTTCGAGAGTTATCAATCAATTGGGATTGCGGCCGATTTTGGAGCGAATATTTCAAGCAAAACCGGTAATACAACCGTAGCGCTGGTTGCCCGAAATGTTGGAACACAAATTACAACCTATTACGAAAACGGAAACCGCGAAAGTATTCCTTTTAACTTACAGGTAGGAATCAGCAAACGATTGGTGCATGCTCCGGTGGTACTTTCGGCTACCATGCAACACCTGAACCACTGGGATTTGGCCAGCCCCGACGAAGAGCCCGATTTTAGCACAGAAACCATATACGACCGAAAAGAAAGCTTCCTGAAACAAACCATGCGACACATGGTTTTGGGTATCGAGATTTTGCCTTCAGAAAACTTTATTTTGCGGGCAGGCTACAACTACCAGCGTCGTCAGGAATTATTGTTCGAAGATAAAGCTTCGTTGGTTGGCCTTTCTGCAGGTTTTGGCATTAAAATAAAACGTTTCCGACTCGATTACGGCATTTCGCGTTTTCATTTGGCCGGTTCCTCAAACCTGTTTTCGCTGTCGATTAATTTGAACGACAATTTTTAA